The Argentina anserina chromosome 3, drPotAnse1.1, whole genome shotgun sequence genome includes a region encoding these proteins:
- the LOC126788579 gene encoding uncharacterized protein LOC126788579, translating into MKKGLHPQMQWVSYVTQSGRLMHVMMTKIHHVGKVYHLKARRQMAENLGQVAKFRQRYEKAIPTQKEEP; encoded by the coding sequence ATGAAGAAGGGATTGCACCCTCAGATGCAATGGGTGTCTTATGTGACACAGAGTGGGAGATTGATGCATGTTATGATGACCAAGATACACCATGTCGGTAAAGTCTACCACTTGAAGGCAAGGCGCCAAATGGCTGAGAACCTTGGGCAGGTTGCCAAGTTTAGGCAACGTTATGAAAAGGCGATACCTACTCAGAAAGAGGAACCGTGA
- the LOC126787740 gene encoding GDP-L-galactose phosphorylase 2-like: protein MMLKIKRVPTVVSNYQKDEADEGRRAGGCGRNCLNKCCIPGAKLPLYAFKKQNNSPGDKEFSGHEKQEAPVAFLDSLVLGEWEDRMQKGLFRYDVTACETKVIPGKFGFIAQLNEGRHLKKRPTEFRVDKVLQPFDGSKFNFTKVGQEEVLFQFEASEDGEVQFHPNAPIDVDNSPSVVAINVSPIEYGHVLLIPRILESLPQRIDRESFLLALHMAVEAGNPYFRLGYNSLGAFATINHLHFQAYYLAVTFPIEKAPTKKITSLDVGVKISELLNYPVRGLVFEGGNTLEDLSNSVSDACICLQENNIPYNVLISDCGKRIFLLPQCYAEKQALGEVRAELLDTQVNPAVWEISGHMVLKRKKDYDEASDENAWKLLAEVSLSEERFQEVNALIFEAIACGLDDGNANLLEDPDVKPRSHEELNAINKSSRHAMVSGTQECIVLQ from the exons ATGATGCTGAAGATCAAGAGGGTTCCTACTGTGGTTTCAAATTACCAGAAGGATGAGGCCGATGAGGGCCGCCGTGCTGGGGGATGTGGCCGCAACTGCCTTAACAAATGCTGCATTCCAG GAGCGAAACTTCCCTTGTATGCTTTCAAGAAGCAAAACAACTCACCTGGTGATAAGGAGTTTTCCGGACATGAGAAGCAAGAGGCTCCGGTCGCTTTTCTTGACTCGTTGGTTCTTGGAGAG TGGGAGGATCGCATGCAGAAAGGGCTATTTCGATATGATGTCACTGCCTGCGAAACTAAG GTGATCCCAGGCAAGTTTGGCTTCATCGCCCAGCTCAATGAGGGGCGCCACCTTAAGAAGCGACCAACTGAGTTTCGTGTTGACAAGGTTCTTCAACCCTTTGATGGTAGCAAGTTCAACTTCACTAAAGTTGGCCAAGAGGAGGTTCTGTTCCAGTTTGAAGCGAGTGAAGATGGTGAAGTTCAGTTTCACCCTAATGCACCTATTGATGTGGACAACTCTCCTAGCGTTGTTGCCATCAAT GTCAGTCCAATTGAATATGGGCATGTGCTGTTGATTCCTCGTATTCTTGAGTCTTTGCCTCAAAGGATTGATCGTGAAAGCTTCTTGCTTGCACTTCACATGGCGGTTGAAGCAGGGAATCCATACTTCCGATTGGGTTACAACAGCTTGGGTGCATTTGCTACCATCAATCACCTTCACTTCCAG GCTTACTACTTGGCTGTGACCTTTCCCATTGAAAAGGCGCCTACTAAGAAGATAACCAGTTTGGATGTTGGAGTTAAGATCTCTGAGCTTCTGAACTATCCTGTCAGGGGTCTTGTTTTTGAGGGTGGAAATACTCTGGAAGATTTGTCAAACTCTGTCTCTGATGCCTGCATTTGCCTTCAAGAGAACAACATTCCTTACAATGTCCTCATATCTGACTGTGGAAAGCGGATCTTTCTATTGCCACAG TGTTATGCTGAGAAACAAGCCCTTGGGGAAGTTAGAGCAGAGCTTCTGGATACTCAGGTTAATCCAGCTGTGTGGGAAATCAGTGGACATATGGTCTTAAAGAGGAAGAAGGACTATGATGAGGCATCTGATGAAAATGCTTGGAAGCTCCTTGCTGAGGTCTCTCTTTCTGAGGAGAGGTTCCAGGAGGTGAATGCTCTTATATTTGAAGCCATTGCCTGTGGTTTGGATGATGGCAATGCAAATTTACTAGAGGATCCAGATGTCAAGCCTCGCTCTCATGAAGAACTCAATGCCATCAACAAAAGCTCCCGTCATGCTATGGTGTCCGGGACACAGGAATGCATTGTTCTGCAGTAA
- the LOC126788401 gene encoding LOW QUALITY PROTEIN: protein ACCELERATED CELL DEATH 6-like (The sequence of the model RefSeq protein was modified relative to this genomic sequence to represent the inferred CDS: inserted 1 base in 1 codon; deleted 2 bases in 1 codon; substituted 3 bases at 3 genomic stop codons), whose translation MHXDQIQQSQLTDHSKLYNQLYRYASEGRKTDFTTAIQSVANRDQNASIQLLSRQSPLNDSFLHTAVTFGHVSLAVEILKLHPSLLLLKNFEGDTALHVAAKTGGGDVNMIRCIMEHVNLNPCQGEATDIETVDISVFRMKNDVENGNHLEAKYLIKADSSVSFCANKERKSPLYVAAEAGLIEIVTLINDSITVQNNTGDQGSGATHINVVVEGKSPVHAAIFCQKEDVLGLISRMQLNLKXLEDVAGRTALHYAASTCYLEGVRLLLERCPSDSHRADSSGTFPIHSASSKGHVHIVNLFLEHYPDRKELRNSNGESILHVAAKWGRDKLVKYFLKKGEFKMLINQKDGAKNNPLHLATIYGHPAVVNILTWDKRTNLKLLNVRGMTALDISEYTLETNASFHARLVWIALRSAGAQRAQTPNLLPRKIRQNAPQXLLTLATKSLGESGGDAGTSVGDVTAKDTNSCTTSSIQLVPPNKQSNKDTVNTLLVVTTLIATVSFAAGFTMPGGXAYNNSGPHEGMATFLSNDMFQIFVICNTLAMYSSVLVAVTLIWAQLGDLSLVPLRIALPLLGLALTMLSLAFMAGVFVVSSLQWLANVVMIMGVVFLFTVVALFTPLFFPSQLFPTISSFRVLRYIVFYPFCLAVLVSGSHNDLGEED comes from the exons ATGCATTAAGATCAAATCCAGCAGAGTCAGCTAACTGATCACTCAAAATTGTACAACCAGTTGTACAGGTATGCTAGTGAGGGAAGGAAAACTGACTTCACCACAGCTATTCAGAGTGTTGCAAATCGTGACCAAAATGCTTCCATTCAGCTCCTGTCCCGGCAGAGCCCACTGAATGACTCATTTCTTCACACGGCGGTGACTTTCGGGCATGTAAGTCTAGCAGTTGAGATTTTGAAGCTTCACCCCTCACTTCTGTTGCTTAAGAACTTTGAAGGTGACACTGCACTCCATGTTGCGGCCAAAACCGGAGGGGGTGATGTTAATATGATAAGGTGCATTATGGAGCATGTGAATCTGAATCCCTGCCAAGGTGAAGCCACAGACATCGAAACGGTTGATATATCAGTATTCAGAATGAAAAATGATGTGGAAAATGGTAATCACTTGGAGGCAAAGTATTTGATCAAGGCTGATTCTTCAGTTTCATTTTGTGCTAACAAGGAGAGAAAGTCTCCCTTGTATGTAGCTGCAGAAGCAGGGCTTATTGAAATTGTGACGCTAATAAATGATAGTATTACAGTTCAGAATAACACAGGTGATCAAGGTAGTGGAGCTACGCATATAAACGTTGTGGTGGAGGGCAAGTCTCCAGTGCATGCTGCAATTTTCTGCCAGAAGGAAG ATGTCCTAGGCCTAATATCACGAATGCAATTGAACTTAA TACTTGAAGATGTGGCAGGGAGGACTGCACTGCATTATGCAGCGTCGACATGTTATCTCGAAGGGGTCCGCCTTCTATTAGAAAGATGTCCATCTGATTCTCATCGAGCAGATAGTAGTGGCACCTTTCCAATCCATTCTGCATCAAGCAAAGGTCATGTTCATATAGTTAACTTGTTTCTTGAACATTATCCTGATCGAAAGGAATTAAGGAATTCCAATGGAGAAAGTATACTTCATGTTGCAGCAAAGTGGGGTAGAGACAAACTTGTGAAATATTTTCTCAAGAAAGGTGAATTTAAGATGTTGATAAACCAAAAAGACGGAGCCAAAAATAATCCTTTACATTTGGCTACAATTTATGGACATCCAGCAGTGGTGAACATCCTGACTTGGGATAAAAGGACCAATTTGAAGCTCTTGAATGTTAGAGGCATGACAGCTCTTGATATTTCAGAATATACGTTGGAAACTAATGCATCGTTCCATGCG AGGCTAGTATGGATAGCACTGAGATCAGCAGGTGCACAGCGAGCTCAAACACCAAATCTTCTACCAAGGAAAATAAGACAGAATGCACCGCAATAATTGTTAACCTTGGCTACTAAATCACTTGGAGAGAGTGGTGGAGATGCCGGAACAAGTGTTGGAGATGTTACAGCAAAAGATACAAATTCTTGTACAACAAGTTCCATTCAGCTAGTGCCACCAAACAAGCAAAGCAATAAAGACACAGTCAATACTCTTTTGGTGGTGACGACACTCATTGCGACGGTATCGTTTGCTGCTGGTTTCACAATGCCAGGGGGC TAAGCCTATAATAACTCTGGCCCTCATGAGGGCATGGCAACTTTCCTCAGTAACGATATGTTCCAAATCTTCGTGATTTGTAACACACTTGCTATGTATAGTTCTGTCCTTGTTGCAGTCACTCTCATTTGGGCACAGCTAGGGGATCTAAGCTTGGTGCCGCTTCGTATAGCATTGCCATTGTTGGGGCTTGCGCTCACAATGCTGTCCTTAGCATTCATGGCTGGAGTTTTTGTAGTTAGCAGTCTTCAGTGGCTTGCTAACGTTGTGATGATCATGGGTGTAGTTTTCCTTTTCACTGTCGTAGCACTATTCACTCCACTCTTCTTCCCTTCCCAATTGTTCCCAACCATCTCTTCTTTCCGTGTACTTCGTTACATCGTCTTTTATCCTTTCTGTTTGGCAGTACTGGTTTCTGGAAGTCACAACGACCTAGGAGAAGAAGATTAA